One genomic window of Phycisphaerales bacterium AB-hyl4 includes the following:
- the kduD gene encoding 2-dehydro-3-deoxy-D-gluconate 5-dehydrogenase KduD, with amino-acid sequence MSLDTFKLDGQTALVSGVATGLGQAIAEGLAAAGADIVGVYHTTPPDHARQAVEATGRRFVALQGDLGQPATMAALVERALGDVSRIDILVNNAGIIRRAELLEFTETDWDDVIDVNLKSLFLLSQSVARHMVERGEGGKIINIASLLSYQGGIRVPSYTASKHGVLGLTRLMANELAPKGINVNAIAPGYIATANTQALRDDQTRNAQILERIPAGRWGVPDDLKGAAIFLASTAARYLHGSTLTVDGGWLAR; translated from the coding sequence ATGAGCCTGGACACTTTCAAACTCGACGGACAAACCGCCCTGGTGAGCGGCGTCGCCACCGGCCTCGGGCAGGCCATCGCCGAGGGGCTTGCCGCCGCGGGCGCCGACATCGTCGGCGTGTATCACACCACACCCCCCGACCACGCTCGGCAGGCGGTTGAGGCAACCGGTCGGCGATTCGTCGCGCTGCAAGGCGACCTCGGTCAGCCGGCCACGATGGCAGCGCTGGTCGAGCGGGCGCTGGGTGATGTGTCGCGTATCGACATCCTCGTGAACAACGCCGGCATCATCCGCCGGGCAGAGCTGCTTGAGTTCACCGAGACGGATTGGGACGACGTGATCGACGTCAATCTCAAGAGCCTGTTCCTGCTCAGCCAGTCGGTCGCTCGCCACATGGTCGAGCGCGGTGAAGGCGGCAAGATCATTAACATCGCCTCGCTGCTGAGCTACCAGGGCGGCATCCGCGTGCCCAGCTACACCGCCAGCAAGCACGGCGTACTCGGCCTGACCCGACTGATGGCCAACGAACTCGCGCCCAAAGGTATCAACGTCAACGCGATTGCCCCCGGCTACATCGCCACCGCCAACACGCAAGCGCTGCGAGACGACCAGACACGCAACGCTCAGATCCTCGAGCGCATCCCCGCCGGCCGATGGGGCGTTCCCGACGACCTCAAAGGCGCAGCGATTTTCCTCGCCTCGACCGCCGCTCGTTATCTGCACGGCTCGACCCTTACCGTCGACGGAGGTTGGCTCGCACGATGA
- a CDS encoding SDR family oxidoreductase yields MNRLKDQVIFVTGATGGIGGAVARQLAEAGAKLAISGRDKAKLDALCKDLGGDVFVAPADVTDEAAVSAALAAARQHFGRLDTLVNVPGMSVPAKLAEMNVDDFQRTFDVNVKGMFLCSKHFLAHTDKARGGLIVSISSVAGKSANPNAPAYCAAKAAMNMLSNGFALQTKEANVRVTLVSPGAVSTPGFWGDRPVPHDKFLQPEDVAEVVSFVVGLPEHIVMHDVVFEPWYFFRSK; encoded by the coding sequence ATGAATCGATTGAAAGACCAGGTCATTTTTGTCACCGGCGCGACGGGCGGCATTGGCGGCGCGGTGGCGCGGCAGCTTGCCGAGGCCGGGGCGAAGCTCGCCATCAGTGGGCGTGACAAGGCCAAGCTGGATGCGCTTTGCAAGGATCTGGGCGGCGACGTGTTCGTCGCGCCCGCGGACGTGACCGATGAGGCAGCCGTGTCGGCGGCGCTCGCTGCGGCCAGGCAGCACTTCGGCCGACTGGACACGCTGGTCAACGTGCCGGGAATGAGCGTGCCCGCCAAGCTTGCGGAGATGAATGTTGACGACTTCCAACGGACGTTCGACGTGAACGTCAAGGGAATGTTTCTCTGTTCAAAACACTTTCTCGCGCACACGGACAAAGCACGTGGCGGGCTGATCGTCAGCATCAGCTCCGTTGCGGGCAAGTCGGCCAACCCCAACGCCCCGGCCTATTGCGCCGCCAAGGCCGCGATGAACATGCTTTCCAACGGCTTCGCGTTGCAGACGAAGGAGGCCAATGTGCGGGTGACGCTGGTGAGCCCTGGCGCGGTGAGCACGCCGGGCTTCTGGGGTGATCGGCCCGTGCCACATGACAAGTTCCTCCAGCCGGAGGATGTGGCCGAAGTGGTGTCGTTTGTGGTCGGCCTGCCTGAGCACATCGTCATGCACGACGTGGTGTTTGAGCCTTGGTATTTTTTCCGAAGCAAATGA
- a CDS encoding DapH/DapD/GlmU-related protein, whose translation MSFWIWLDSGLSTPPTRKNLRERLSLWWGRRLALRHNHVQIDPTARISAESRINPRHGAIRIGAHTSIAPHAILQGNITLGDHCSVQAFSMLVGYGTPENPTGQIQIGNHVRIAPHVMMIAGNHVFDDVDRPITEQGVRHDPITIEDDVWIAGRVTLTAGVTIGRGSVIAAGAVVTRDIPPWSVAAGVPARVLRQRKAEPATS comes from the coding sequence ATGAGTTTCTGGATCTGGCTCGACAGCGGACTGAGCACGCCGCCGACGCGCAAGAACCTTCGCGAGCGGCTCTCATTGTGGTGGGGCCGACGCCTCGCGTTGCGGCATAATCATGTGCAGATCGACCCCACTGCTCGCATCAGTGCCGAAAGTCGAATCAACCCACGCCACGGCGCGATTCGCATCGGCGCCCACACAAGCATTGCGCCTCACGCCATCCTGCAAGGCAACATCACGCTGGGCGACCACTGCTCCGTCCAGGCGTTCAGCATGCTCGTCGGCTACGGCACGCCGGAGAACCCCACCGGCCAGATCCAGATCGGCAACCACGTCCGCATCGCGCCGCACGTGATGATGATCGCGGGCAACCATGTGTTTGACGATGTCGACCGCCCCATCACCGAGCAGGGCGTGCGTCACGATCCCATCACAATCGAAGACGACGTCTGGATCGCCGGCCGGGTCACCCTCACCGCCGGCGTCACCATCGGCCGCGGCTCGGTCATCGCCGCCGGCGCCGTCGTCACCCGCGACATCCCGCCGTGGAGCGTCGCCGCCGGCGTGCCCGCCCGCGTGCTTCGCCAACGCAAAGCCGAGCCAGCCACATCATGA
- a CDS encoding RraA family protein, with product MPYQPPPLPNVELLPIDDAELCRRYELLYTGVVNDILRDEQLLYQALPPSIMPLERDMRVAGIVFTVKGMKTLTVEGEMEQRAQMLEAIHADSVVVWDTGEDDTSAQWGEVMTKAAIRAGCRGAVIDGGVRDTQLVLDQQFPVWCRYRTSNAMLGRFRMVGYQVPIRIGGVDIHAGDIVFADIDGAVIVPRRLAMTVLERAEALRRDEQEYKRWIDEGMSATEVVKKGGAF from the coding sequence ATGCCTTATCAACCCCCCCCGCTGCCGAACGTCGAGCTGTTGCCGATTGATGACGCAGAGCTTTGCCGTCGCTACGAGCTGCTCTACACCGGCGTGGTCAACGACATCCTTCGCGATGAACAATTGCTCTATCAGGCGCTGCCGCCTTCGATCATGCCGCTGGAGCGCGACATGCGCGTCGCGGGCATCGTCTTTACCGTCAAGGGCATGAAGACGCTGACGGTCGAAGGCGAGATGGAGCAGCGGGCCCAGATGCTCGAAGCGATTCACGCGGACAGCGTGGTCGTCTGGGACACAGGCGAGGACGACACGTCGGCCCAGTGGGGCGAGGTGATGACCAAGGCGGCGATCCGTGCCGGCTGTCGGGGGGCGGTGATCGACGGCGGGGTGCGCGATACGCAACTCGTACTCGACCAGCAGTTCCCCGTCTGGTGCCGGTATCGCACGTCCAACGCGATGCTCGGACGGTTCCGCATGGTGGGCTACCAGGTGCCGATCCGCATCGGCGGCGTTGACATTCACGCCGGCGACATTGTCTTCGCTGACATTGACGGCGCGGTGATCGTGCCGCGGCGGTTGGCGATGACGGTGCTCGAGCGGGCCGAGGCATTGCGCCGCGACGAGCAGGAATACAAAAGGTGGATTGACGAAGGCATGTCGGCCACTGAAGTGGTCAAGAAAGGCGGAGCATTCTGA
- a CDS encoding AraC family transcriptional regulator, translating into METPYRTLDGPADAHNDRFDAAIRHVGFVLYRDRPIDWSINKLVNQRHDIIAFATAGRAWYRCGSERFEARRGTMLFFPRGTSHSARSDPKAPWSFYSVGFHLEPTADGTLDAFHELPHRLRLANVTQISDTFKQLQRLWTTREPGYSMACRGLILLLMQQYAAAAVRANRRVPHSERLQRIIKHLHDHVGHIYAVGELADMAGLSESRFRLLFSQLTGSSVTRYQNRLRIQAAQDRLASGQFRVGEVAGQLGFRDVYYFSRLFKRMTGVSPSAWSQT; encoded by the coding sequence GTGGAAACGCCCTACCGCACGCTCGACGGACCGGCCGACGCGCACAACGATCGCTTCGACGCGGCGATTCGTCACGTCGGGTTCGTGCTCTACCGCGATCGGCCGATCGACTGGTCGATCAACAAGCTGGTCAACCAGCGACACGACATCATCGCCTTCGCGACCGCAGGCCGAGCGTGGTATCGCTGCGGCAGCGAGCGATTCGAAGCACGTCGCGGCACGATGCTGTTCTTCCCGCGCGGCACATCGCACTCGGCCCGAAGCGACCCCAAAGCGCCTTGGTCGTTCTACTCGGTGGGGTTTCATCTCGAGCCGACTGCCGACGGCACGCTCGACGCGTTTCACGAACTGCCGCACCGCCTGCGCCTGGCCAACGTCACGCAGATCAGCGATACGTTCAAGCAGCTCCAACGGCTCTGGACCACGCGAGAACCGGGCTATTCGATGGCTTGCCGGGGGCTGATCCTGCTGCTCATGCAGCAATACGCCGCCGCCGCCGTCCGCGCCAACCGACGCGTCCCCCACAGCGAACGGCTTCAACGCATCATCAAACACCTGCACGACCACGTTGGCCATATCTATGCCGTGGGCGAACTCGCCGACATGGCAGGCTTGAGCGAATCACGCTTCCGCCTGCTGTTCAGCCAACTCACCGGTAGCTCCGTCACGCGTTACCAGAACCGCTTGCGCATCCAGGCCGCACAGGATCGCCTGGCCAGCGGCCAGTTCCGCGTCGGCGAAGTGGCCGGCCAACTCGGCTTCCGCGACGTCTATTATTTCTCCCGCCTGTTCAAGCGCATGACCGGTGTTTCGCCTTCCGCTTGGTCGCAGACGTGA
- a CDS encoding zinc-binding dehydrogenase yields the protein MNTTTMQAAVTTRWGKLELQSLAIPEPGPGQVRVRTTLAGICGSDLHIFQGHHPTAVSPIVQGHEFVGIVDAVGPDVPDEGETQVGRRVVVEPLISCGQCEACRRGLVHVCRKLKLLGIHEAGAFGEYFLAPAKKVIAVPDGLADALAALTEPFAVGMHVCRQGGVQTGDRALVVGAGPIGLIVAMVAQTAGAEVAVSEISEARLKQAAAFGFATIDARQDAAEQARERTDGDGFDVVFEVSGSEPGVALAIEAARVRGRLVQVGFFGKPPVADLFKLTLKELSLVGSRVYTEEDFRRTVRLLEQIVEKKRFDLEQLISGQTDLAGLEAAIGRMLAGEVSGKILVQPSNA from the coding sequence ATGAACACGACGACGATGCAGGCAGCGGTGACGACGCGATGGGGCAAGCTCGAGTTGCAGTCGCTGGCGATTCCCGAGCCCGGGCCGGGGCAGGTGCGGGTTCGCACGACGCTGGCGGGCATTTGCGGCTCGGACCTGCACATCTTTCAGGGGCATCATCCCACGGCGGTGTCGCCGATCGTGCAGGGGCATGAGTTTGTCGGCATCGTCGACGCGGTTGGACCGGATGTGCCGGATGAAGGCGAGACGCAGGTGGGTCGGCGGGTGGTGGTCGAGCCGTTGATCAGTTGCGGGCAGTGCGAGGCGTGTCGGCGTGGCCTGGTGCATGTATGTCGCAAGCTGAAGCTGCTTGGCATCCATGAGGCCGGTGCGTTTGGCGAGTATTTCCTCGCGCCGGCAAAGAAGGTGATCGCTGTGCCCGACGGCCTGGCGGACGCACTAGCGGCGCTGACCGAGCCGTTTGCGGTCGGCATGCACGTGTGTCGGCAGGGCGGCGTGCAGACGGGCGACCGGGCGTTGGTGGTCGGTGCCGGGCCGATCGGGTTGATCGTGGCGATGGTGGCGCAGACGGCCGGGGCGGAGGTGGCGGTAAGCGAGATCAGTGAGGCCCGCTTGAAGCAGGCGGCGGCGTTTGGCTTCGCCACGATCGACGCCAGACAGGATGCGGCTGAGCAGGCGCGCGAGCGCACCGACGGCGACGGGTTCGACGTGGTATTCGAGGTGTCCGGCTCGGAGCCGGGGGTGGCGCTGGCGATCGAGGCGGCGCGGGTGCGTGGCAGATTGGTGCAGGTGGGCTTCTTCGGCAAGCCGCCGGTGGCCGACCTGTTCAAACTCACATTGAAAGAACTGTCGCTGGTCGGCAGCCGGGTGTACACGGAGGAGGATTTCCGCCGAACGGTTCGGCTGCTTGAGCAGATCGTCGAGAAGAAACGATTCGACCTTGAGCAGTTGATCAGCGGTCAGACGGATCTGGCCGGGCTTGAAGCCGCGATCGGCCGTATGCTCGCGGGCGAGGTGTCGGGCAAGATTCTTGTTCAGCCGAGCAACGCGTAG
- a CDS encoding glycoside hydrolase family 88 protein encodes MNTFTPSSTNPVTMPPLDLAVALYDHYESIDEVKHYYGLLAIYALARAAELIHDNTALLNRCRNILKRFPLEIKHPNYNFINYRIGGIPRAYMLYRGHMTDEATRIYVHEYAEQLMHSPRSDSGVVLNMRRQNEIARQMVWIDVAMPVTPFLLFAGLTFGQPDWIDEAARQTFLHYDELLNPDNGLLHQCKNFTVPGAVTDDHWGRGNGWGLIALTELVQYLPADSPHRRQAEQYFVDHTRALLPHQSPRGLWRQEIPLPTAWEESSGTGLILYGYGVGLRLGLLPADQFRPAFDRGIAGLRQHAIKADGSIELSCPGCRCPGEGERRGTVAAYVEDKQPYRDEPHGAAPLILALTEEARLNQSTNA; translated from the coding sequence ATGAACACATTCACCCCCTCATCCACAAACCCGGTCACCATGCCGCCCCTGGATCTCGCGGTCGCGTTGTACGACCACTACGAATCAATTGACGAGGTCAAACACTACTACGGCCTGCTGGCGATTTACGCGCTGGCACGCGCTGCCGAGCTGATCCACGACAACACCGCCCTGCTCAACCGATGCCGCAACATCCTCAAACGGTTTCCGCTGGAAATCAAGCACCCCAATTACAACTTCATCAACTACCGCATCGGCGGCATTCCACGGGCATACATGCTCTACCGTGGGCACATGACCGACGAAGCAACGCGCATCTACGTGCATGAATATGCCGAGCAGCTGATGCACTCGCCGCGCAGCGACAGCGGCGTGGTGCTGAACATGCGCCGGCAGAACGAAATCGCCAGGCAGATGGTTTGGATCGACGTGGCGATGCCGGTGACGCCCTTCCTGCTATTCGCAGGCCTGACCTTCGGCCAACCGGACTGGATTGACGAAGCCGCCAGGCAGACGTTTCTCCATTACGATGAACTGCTGAACCCGGACAACGGCCTGCTGCATCAATGCAAGAATTTCACCGTGCCGGGCGCTGTCACGGACGACCACTGGGGCCGAGGCAATGGCTGGGGCTTGATCGCGCTGACCGAACTTGTGCAATACCTGCCCGCCGACTCGCCCCATCGCCGACAAGCCGAGCAATACTTTGTTGATCACACCCGGGCATTGCTGCCCCATCAATCGCCTCGCGGCTTGTGGCGACAGGAAATCCCCCTGCCCACCGCCTGGGAAGAATCGTCAGGCACGGGATTGATTCTCTATGGCTACGGCGTCGGGCTGCGGCTGGGACTGTTGCCCGCCGATCAGTTCCGACCCGCCTTTGATCGCGGCATCGCAGGTCTGCGACAACATGCGATCAAGGCGGATGGCTCGATCGAACTGTCATGCCCGGGCTGCCGCTGTCCCGGCGAAGGCGAACGTCGCGGCACGGTGGCCGCGTACGTCGAAGACAAGCAGCCGTATCGCGACGAACCTCACGGCGCAGCTCCGTTAATATTGGCGCTGACCGAAGAAGCCCGGCTGAATCAATCGACCAATGCCTGA